A section of the Candidatus Thermoplasmatota archaeon genome encodes:
- a CDS encoding CDC48 family AAA ATPase, protein MPVTLRVAEAKHRDAGRGIARIDTEIMKKLGLVSGDIIELKGKSLAYAIVWPGYPEDADRELIRIDGNIRSNAGISIDERVEVKKTEAREAKKLGIAPAQPVRIVRGEEFLRKVLEGQPVVKGQQLRVDVLGTPLTFIVTSTQPSGVTLVTSETEIALSEKPIEALRTYVTYEDIGGLKREVGLIREMVELPLKHPELFQKLGVEPPKGVLLHGPPGTGKTLIAKAVANETDANFLIISGPEIIGKYYGESEARLREIFEEAENNPPSIVLIDELDSIAPKRSEMTGERMVERRVVAQLLALMDGLKTKGKIVVIGATNQPDLLDSALRRGGRFDREIEIGIPDRNGRLEILQIHTRGMPLDEKVDLDKIADITHGFVGADLAALCKESAMHALRKILPKINIEEEIPPEILEALEITMDDFYGALKGVTPSAMREVFIEAPKVKWKDVGGLEQAKQELIEAVEWPLKYPEVFETFKTKPPKGILLYGPPGTGKTLLAKAVATESEANFISIKGPELLSKFVGESERGVREMFRKARQAAPCIIFFDEIDSMAPSRTVSFDSHVSERVVSQLLTELDGLEELKDVVVLCASNRPDMIDKALLRPGRIDRLIYIPPPGKEERKKILEIHLEGKPLAKDVDLDELAEKTSNYVGADLEAICREAVMLSLREVVKPGMDRKELKKILKDKKVELRHFDQAIKKVKPTMTPAVLRHYEEIMKEFAEYVEEERPKEKEEWRV, encoded by the coding sequence ATGCCAGTAACGTTACGGGTAGCAGAAGCAAAGCACCGCGATGCAGGCAGAGGTATTGCTAGAATAGATACCGAGATAATGAAAAAGCTCGGTTTAGTGAGCGGCGATATTATTGAGCTAAAAGGCAAATCTTTAGCTTATGCAATTGTATGGCCTGGCTATCCCGAAGATGCTGATAGAGAACTTATTAGAATAGATGGTAATATCAGGAGCAATGCAGGTATTAGTATAGATGAAAGAGTTGAAGTTAAAAAGACAGAGGCACGGGAAGCGAAAAAGCTCGGTATAGCGCCAGCTCAGCCTGTAAGAATAGTAAGAGGCGAAGAATTTTTACGCAAGGTTTTAGAAGGTCAGCCTGTTGTTAAAGGTCAGCAGCTCAGAGTTGATGTACTAGGCACGCCACTAACTTTTATTGTTACTTCAACACAACCTTCAGGAGTAACTCTCGTTACATCAGAAACTGAAATTGCGCTGAGTGAAAAGCCTATAGAAGCGCTAAGAACTTACGTGACTTACGAAGATATAGGGGGCTTGAAAAGAGAAGTAGGCCTAATTAGAGAAATGGTAGAACTGCCATTAAAGCATCCAGAGCTCTTCCAAAAGCTAGGTGTTGAGCCTCCTAAAGGCGTTTTGCTGCATGGACCGCCAGGCACAGGTAAAACGCTAATTGCAAAAGCAGTAGCAAACGAAACTGATGCTAACTTTTTAATTATTTCAGGTCCTGAGATTATAGGTAAATATTATGGCGAGAGCGAAGCTAGGCTGAGGGAAATATTCGAAGAAGCTGAGAACAATCCACCTTCAATTGTATTGATTGACGAGCTAGATTCGATTGCGCCCAAGCGTAGCGAGATGACTGGCGAACGCATGGTTGAGCGCAGAGTAGTAGCGCAGTTGCTTGCTTTGATGGATGGCTTGAAGACGAAAGGGAAAATTGTTGTTATAGGAGCTACTAATCAACCTGACCTTCTGGACAGTGCTCTAAGAAGGGGGGGTAGATTCGATCGCGAAATAGAAATTGGCATTCCTGATAGAAACGGCAGGCTAGAAATTTTGCAAATACACACAAGAGGTATGCCCCTGGATGAAAAGGTAGATTTAGATAAAATTGCAGATATAACTCATGGATTTGTAGGCGCTGATTTGGCTGCTTTGTGCAAAGAGTCTGCAATGCATGCACTACGCAAAATTTTACCTAAAATAAACATAGAAGAAGAAATACCGCCTGAGATTTTAGAAGCTTTAGAAATAACAATGGACGATTTCTATGGAGCATTGAAAGGAGTAACACCAAGCGCTATGCGCGAGGTTTTTATTGAAGCTCCTAAAGTTAAATGGAAAGATGTAGGAGGCTTAGAGCAGGCTAAACAAGAGCTTATTGAAGCTGTAGAGTGGCCTTTGAAATATCCTGAAGTTTTCGAGACTTTCAAAACAAAGCCTCCAAAAGGAATTTTGCTTTACGGCCCTCCAGGTACTGGGAAAACATTGCTTGCAAAAGCAGTAGCTACAGAAAGCGAAGCGAACTTTATTTCAATTAAAGGTCCTGAGCTACTGAGCAAGTTCGTTGGGGAATCTGAAAGAGGAGTGAGAGAGATGTTCAGGAAAGCACGTCAAGCTGCGCCTTGTATTATATTTTTTGATGAGATAGATTCAATGGCGCCTTCAAGAACTGTAAGTTTCGACTCTCACGTTAGCGAGCGTGTAGTCAGCCAGCTCTTGACCGAACTTGATGGCTTGGAAGAGCTGAAAGATGTTGTTGTGCTGTGCGCCAGTAACAGACCAGATATGATAGACAAAGCTTTACTTAGACCAGGTAGAATTGATAGGCTTATCTATATTCCGCCACCTGGTAAAGAAGAACGAAAGAAGATATTAGAAATACATCTAGAAGGCAAGCCTTTAGCAAAAGACGTTGATCTCGATGAGCTTGCGGAAAAGACATCAAATTATGTGGGTGCTGATCTTGAAGCGATTTGCAGGGAAGCTGTAATGTTATCTTTGAGAGAGGTTGTTAAGCCAGGTATGGATAGAAAGGAATTGAAGAAAATTTTAAAAGATAAAAAGGTAGAGCTGCGTCATTTTGACCAAGCTATTAAGAAAGTCAAACCTACAATGACGCCTGCAGTACTAAGACATTACGAAGAAATAATGAAAGAGTTTGCGGAATATGTAGAAGAAGAGAGACCGAAGGAGAAAGAGGAATGGAGGGTTTAG
- a CDS encoding DUF5678 domain-containing protein, whose amino-acid sequence MGREELEWISKHGKEIEKHSGKWIAINVKEGILASDKLLDKAAEVCKKNYPSIRAASFLVPRKDEEWYIL is encoded by the coding sequence ATGGGTAGAGAAGAGTTGGAATGGATCTCTAAACATGGAAAAGAAATCGAAAAGCACTCCGGAAAATGGATAGCTATAAATGTGAAAGAAGGGATATTGGCATCCGATAAACTTTTAGATAAGGCTGCGGAAGTTTGTAAAAAGAACTATCCATCTATTAGAGCAGCCTCCTTTTTAGTCCCGAGGAAGGATGAGGAATGGTATATTTTATGA
- a CDS encoding ArsA family ATPase, producing the protein MITKELPSFLCDKDLKLIFFGGKGGVGKTTCAAAVALLTAKQARKTLLVSINPAHSLSDIFECTIGGSITKLNENLWGLEVNTEELVREYKKKNELYIKTIVDRGTYLDTQDLERFFELSIPGMDELMAVRKLIDFMKEENTYDVFIIDTAATGHLMRFFSLPKLLEDFAEILGIMQAKHRYIRSTFARKKLPKDEMDWFLEQQIRDVKNIRAFFSDPRKTEFVPVTIPESMGVEETKLLLETIEKNKINVKNIIVNLVNQSTECDFCRSRAEKQKKYIEQLKNLFPNHNILESPLLPYEVKGLSNLEKFGEVLSGKSYKYELIKRYGPEQISPTPGPKIKFDGTRKLYLFGGKGGLGKTTVAAATALQLAKMLPDKKILIFSTDPAQALGRSFDLLIGTEPLQIKENLYAVAMDADEALNEFKQTYKKEIDEIFEGFITGGAGIDLPFDRKMFDRTLELSPPGLDELMALTKIMDFIEEGRYDIFILDTAPSGHLLKLLELPAIVMDWLSALIKTMMKYRKIVSLYNCMKLVLTKKKLVKNLISLLKDESRTEFVVVTVPEKLGIVETERVVKRLRELEIPVHKIVINKVTPLSSCSFCASRAERELDYVKDIYNKFSNFTITEMPLFPHEVRSVDGLLEFAQVMYGAGLYD; encoded by the coding sequence ATGATTACTAAAGAATTACCTAGTTTTTTATGCGATAAAGACTTAAAGCTCATATTTTTTGGCGGGAAAGGTGGCGTAGGTAAAACTACATGTGCTGCAGCGGTAGCGCTACTGACAGCAAAACAAGCCCGAAAAACCTTGCTTGTCTCGATAAACCCTGCCCATTCACTCTCAGATATATTCGAATGCACGATCGGTGGCAGTATTACTAAACTTAATGAAAATCTCTGGGGTTTAGAAGTAAATACCGAAGAACTTGTAAGGGAATACAAGAAAAAAAACGAGCTATACATTAAAACCATAGTAGATAGGGGCACTTATCTCGATACACAAGATCTAGAAAGATTTTTCGAGCTTTCGATACCAGGCATGGACGAGCTCATGGCTGTACGGAAACTCATAGATTTTATGAAAGAAGAGAATACCTACGATGTCTTCATAATAGATACCGCAGCGACAGGGCATTTGATGCGCTTCTTCTCCCTACCCAAACTGTTAGAAGACTTTGCTGAGATTTTAGGTATAATGCAAGCTAAACACAGATATATAAGATCTACCTTTGCACGGAAAAAGTTACCAAAAGATGAAATGGATTGGTTTTTAGAGCAGCAAATAAGAGATGTGAAAAATATAAGAGCGTTTTTCTCAGATCCTAGAAAGACAGAATTTGTGCCTGTAACAATACCTGAATCAATGGGTGTGGAGGAGACTAAATTACTTCTCGAGACCATCGAGAAGAATAAAATTAACGTAAAGAATATCATCGTTAATCTAGTTAACCAATCTACTGAATGTGATTTTTGCAGATCTAGAGCTGAAAAGCAGAAAAAATATATTGAGCAGCTCAAGAATTTATTCCCGAATCACAACATTCTCGAAAGCCCTTTGTTACCATACGAAGTTAAAGGGTTAAGCAATCTCGAGAAGTTCGGCGAAGTTCTTTCTGGAAAATCATACAAGTATGAGTTAATCAAGAGATACGGACCTGAACAAATATCACCAACCCCCGGACCGAAAATTAAGTTTGATGGTACTCGCAAGTTATACCTCTTTGGTGGTAAAGGAGGGTTAGGGAAAACAACCGTAGCAGCTGCAACCGCGCTACAGCTTGCTAAAATGCTGCCTGACAAGAAAATATTGATTTTTTCTACCGACCCAGCACAGGCACTAGGCAGGAGTTTTGATTTGCTGATAGGTACAGAGCCGCTGCAGATAAAGGAAAACCTGTATGCTGTAGCAATGGATGCAGACGAGGCATTAAACGAATTTAAGCAAACATATAAGAAAGAGATCGACGAAATATTCGAAGGGTTCATCACTGGTGGTGCAGGTATAGACTTGCCATTTGATAGAAAAATGTTCGATAGAACTCTAGAGCTCTCGCCACCTGGTTTAGACGAGCTTATGGCCCTGACTAAAATTATGGACTTCATTGAAGAAGGCAGATACGATATTTTCATCTTAGATACAGCTCCTTCCGGGCATTTGTTAAAGTTACTCGAGCTTCCAGCGATAGTTATGGACTGGCTCAGCGCTCTTATCAAAACCATGATGAAATACCGAAAAATAGTTTCTCTTTACAATTGTATGAAACTCGTGCTCACCAAGAAGAAACTTGTTAAAAACCTAATCTCTCTCTTAAAAGATGAGAGTAGAACTGAGTTTGTTGTTGTTACAGTTCCTGAGAAGCTGGGTATTGTTGAAACAGAGCGCGTAGTTAAAAGGCTTCGGGAGCTTGAGATACCTGTGCATAAGATCGTTATTAATAAAGTCACACCCCTTAGCAGCTGCAGTTTCTGTGCCTCACGAGCAGAAAGAGAGCTAGATTATGTCAAAGATATCTACAATAAATTTTCAAATTTTACAATAACTGAAATGCCTCTGTTTCCACACGAGGTTAGGTCTGTAGATGGGCTTCTAGAATTTGCTCAGGTTATGTATGGAGCTGGATTATATGACTGA
- a CDS encoding gas vesicle protein GvpG — protein MPFFVDDAFLRMLGISIPPFDMIWLVEQIRDHTLQEVYNPDKINDQLKENRLLYEFGEISKEEYERRNNVLNHNLKIANRVNSMNLNKRMDILG, from the coding sequence ATGCCGTTTTTTGTAGACGATGCATTTCTGCGTATGCTCGGAATATCAATACCACCGTTTGATATGATCTGGCTGGTAGAGCAGATAAGAGACCATACACTGCAAGAAGTGTACAATCCTGATAAGATTAACGACCAGCTAAAAGAAAACAGGCTCCTATATGAGTTTGGCGAGATTTCTAAAGAAGAGTATGAGAGAAGGAACAATGTGCTCAATCATAACTTAAAAATAGCCAACCGCGTAAACAGTATGAATCTTAATAAAAGAATGGATATTTTAGGATGA
- a CDS encoding GvpL/GvpF family gas vesicle protein has protein sequence MARIKLKPLEKLEIIGKRSGEEPFSVSGQRGLYLYIRTEDFDKLSKINKLCKSLPELAGKTLESVKIIGRGSFPGYRPFLVKGQEGSWLCILAEHFRQLKELNSAYRRVLEVEERRKEAERKRREAELRKKLEEKRLLEEERKKKLERARKKREAERKKKLEEERRLEEERKLKLEEVRKKKVEEKRKKAKNALTSLRKAVEEAREAKALKYVPEIMQEVEKSFAEIKKVFSAAKYDKTIKLIPKAVELASYAKSEAERKLKLKVPEGKYLYGIIPAPEKEIRFGNIGIGDGSRVYTINYKDLAAVVSDTPVKDYSVTEEYSRTHEGVVRKVLEKYSIVPAAFGQVFKNPKILRVLIKKAYKALKECTKLIDNKVELGVKAIVPKQAVKSLDDKKKIKLKNEGEKIFNTLTKKAAEAVRGRLFSDRLILNASYLVPKHKIKDFSKEIGQLSERYKDLILKYSGPWPPYSFVCVKIGAKGIEVGRKEVS, from the coding sequence ATGGCTAGGATAAAATTAAAGCCTCTTGAAAAGCTTGAAATTATTGGTAAGAGAAGTGGAGAAGAACCTTTTTCAGTAAGTGGACAGAGAGGTCTCTATCTCTATATTAGAACTGAAGATTTTGATAAACTGAGCAAAATAAACAAGCTGTGCAAGTCTTTACCTGAACTCGCTGGCAAAACTCTTGAGAGTGTAAAGATTATCGGTAGAGGCTCTTTTCCAGGCTATAGACCTTTTTTGGTTAAAGGCCAAGAGGGCTCTTGGCTTTGTATTCTTGCAGAGCATTTTAGGCAGTTAAAAGAGCTCAATTCTGCATACCGCAGGGTTTTGGAAGTGGAGGAGAGAAGGAAGGAAGCCGAGAGAAAGAGGCGCGAAGCTGAGCTTAGAAAAAAATTAGAGGAGAAAAGATTACTTGAGGAAGAAAGGAAGAAAAAACTTGAAAGAGCGAGAAAGAAGAGAGAAGCTGAGCGGAAGAAGAAATTAGAGGAAGAAAGAAGGCTTGAAGAAGAAAGGAAGCTTAAACTGGAAGAGGTACGGAAGAAGAAAGTAGAAGAAAAGAGGAAAAAGGCAAAGAATGCATTGACAAGTCTGAGAAAAGCAGTTGAAGAAGCTAGGGAAGCAAAAGCGCTAAAATATGTTCCTGAGATAATGCAAGAAGTGGAGAAATCGTTCGCTGAAATAAAGAAAGTATTTAGTGCTGCAAAATATGATAAAACTATCAAACTAATACCAAAAGCTGTAGAGCTCGCAAGCTATGCTAAATCAGAAGCTGAAAGAAAACTCAAACTAAAAGTCCCGGAAGGTAAATATCTCTACGGCATAATACCTGCACCTGAAAAAGAAATAAGGTTTGGAAATATTGGAATAGGCGATGGAAGCAGGGTCTATACAATTAATTACAAAGATTTAGCAGCAGTTGTTAGCGATACGCCTGTGAAAGACTATTCTGTGACCGAAGAATATTCCAGAACGCACGAAGGAGTTGTAAGAAAAGTGTTAGAAAAGTATTCTATAGTTCCTGCTGCGTTTGGACAGGTTTTCAAGAATCCGAAAATCCTAAGGGTGTTAATAAAAAAAGCCTATAAGGCTCTAAAAGAATGTACAAAATTGATAGATAACAAAGTCGAACTGGGCGTAAAAGCTATCGTGCCTAAGCAGGCCGTGAAATCTTTAGATGATAAGAAGAAGATAAAGCTTAAGAATGAGGGAGAAAAAATTTTCAATACACTCACTAAAAAAGCTGCGGAAGCGGTCAGAGGCAGATTGTTTAGCGATAGGCTGATTCTAAACGCCTCTTACCTAGTCCCCAAGCATAAAATAAAAGACTTCTCTAAAGAAATTGGGCAACTAAGCGAAAGATATAAGGATCTGATACTTAAATATTCCGGGCCCTGGCCGCCCTATAGTTTTGTATGCGTCAAGATCGGTGCAAAAGGTATAGAAGTCGGAAGAAAAGAGGTGAGCTAA
- a CDS encoding PadR family transcriptional regulator, which produces MEEGKISAINTILSAIAKHTLHLYTPDVNKYAIHAPFIGSAAKDEKVVYITNDEPDAVSQELKGLNFDISIIKPSGLGRINFNDKLRILVDAGSIDKEEHLKIEKSLARAGKNQLMLCTYDASKLDPKIIKELVECHDKLMLTASDITVLSSETLDKSNISDEFIERFVKNELETIVLALILNKPMCGTDIIKTVHKEFNILLSPGTIYPLLHSLEEKGLLKCEYKVKTKLYKPPKGAEPKIRGILNEHVQASKFLSKFLQSVELNRKTVE; this is translated from the coding sequence ATGGAAGAAGGCAAAATATCGGCGATAAATACAATTCTTTCTGCTATAGCAAAGCATACTTTGCATTTGTATACACCTGATGTGAACAAATATGCAATTCATGCGCCTTTCATAGGCTCTGCAGCTAAAGATGAAAAGGTAGTTTATATAACTAATGACGAACCTGATGCAGTATCTCAAGAGCTTAAAGGATTGAATTTCGATATTTCTATTATCAAGCCTAGTGGGCTTGGTAGAATTAACTTTAACGACAAACTGAGAATTCTCGTAGATGCAGGCTCCATAGATAAAGAGGAGCATTTGAAAATAGAGAAGAGTCTTGCGAGAGCAGGCAAAAACCAGCTTATGTTATGCACCTATGACGCCTCTAAGCTCGACCCTAAGATTATAAAAGAGTTAGTGGAATGCCATGACAAACTCATGCTTACAGCTAGCGATATCACTGTTCTTTCTTCGGAAACGCTTGACAAGTCAAATATCTCAGACGAGTTTATAGAGAGATTTGTTAAAAACGAGCTTGAGACTATCGTCCTAGCATTAATACTTAACAAGCCTATGTGCGGTACAGATATAATAAAGACTGTGCATAAAGAATTTAACATCTTGCTAAGCCCTGGCACAATTTATCCCCTGCTCCATTCGCTAGAAGAAAAAGGCTTGCTGAAATGCGAGTATAAAGTTAAAACAAAGCTCTACAAACCTCCAAAAGGTGCAGAGCCTAAAATAAGAGGTATACTTAACGAGCATGTGCAAGCCAGCAAGTTTTTGAGTAAGTTTTTGCAGTCTGTAGAGCTGAATAGAAAGACAGTTGAGTAA
- a CDS encoding glycosyltransferase family 4 protein — MRIAQVTPYFYPHIGGVESRVINTSKYLVKKGHDVTVFTSLLPNTKEYDFYEGIEIRRVKPLFTIYKTPITPKLTKIIKDFDLVDAHTPPPLQAYYAAVACKLQKIPLVLTYHCDPEIPSLIGKLIVSIYNITLGQYTMNVASRIIVTTSGYAATSRTLWKSSVTVMPTPVDTNIFKPDLNSGIAIRKRYNLNNNDFVVLFVGRLVAHKGLEYLISSAKHTNAKYLIVGTGELKAKIEKQVAIENLKSKIILAGRADENALPGYYNACDVLVLPSTSRLEAMGLVVLEALACAKPVIVSDIPGVKETVVDGKDGFYVEPMSGKALADKINYLAEHIELCKEFGKYGREKIVQELTWDKVIDKIERVYLGAVENAR; from the coding sequence GTGAGAATAGCGCAAGTAACGCCTTATTTTTATCCTCATATTGGAGGAGTAGAATCGCGCGTAATTAATACTTCAAAATATCTTGTTAAAAAAGGCCATGACGTTACTGTGTTCACATCGCTACTTCCCAATACAAAAGAATATGACTTTTATGAGGGTATTGAGATAAGGAGAGTAAAGCCGTTATTTACAATTTACAAAACTCCAATAACGCCTAAACTTACTAAGATTATTAAAGATTTTGATTTGGTGGATGCGCACACTCCGCCACCTTTGCAAGCTTATTATGCAGCGGTAGCTTGTAAATTACAAAAAATACCTCTTGTACTAACATATCATTGTGATCCTGAAATTCCATCCTTGATTGGTAAATTGATAGTTAGTATTTACAATATCACATTAGGGCAGTACACAATGAATGTAGCAAGTAGAATAATTGTTACAACCTCTGGCTATGCCGCAACCTCCAGAACTCTTTGGAAGAGCTCAGTTACTGTCATGCCTACGCCTGTGGACACTAACATTTTCAAGCCCGACTTAAATTCAGGTATAGCTATTAGGAAGCGCTATAACCTAAATAACAACGATTTTGTTGTGCTTTTTGTAGGTCGACTTGTAGCACATAAAGGCTTGGAGTATTTGATAAGCTCAGCCAAACATACAAATGCAAAATATCTTATTGTCGGTACTGGCGAGCTTAAGGCAAAAATAGAGAAGCAGGTAGCAATTGAAAACTTAAAGAGCAAAATAATTTTAGCAGGCAGAGCAGATGAAAATGCGCTGCCAGGTTATTACAATGCCTGCGATGTTCTAGTACTACCATCAACATCAAGACTTGAGGCTATGGGACTTGTGGTTTTAGAGGCGCTTGCCTGCGCTAAGCCAGTGATTGTCTCGGACATTCCAGGCGTTAAAGAGACGGTAGTAGATGGTAAAGACGGCTTTTATGTAGAGCCTATGAGCGGAAAAGCGCTTGCTGATAAAATTAACTATCTTGCAGAGCATATAGAGCTTTGTAAAGAGTTTGGTAAGTATGGCAGAGAGAAAATTGTTCAAGAACTAACTTGGGATAAGGTAATTGATAAAATTGAAAGAGTATATTTAGGGGCAGTAGAAAATGCAAGATAA